DNA from Rosa rugosa chromosome 6, drRosRugo1.1, whole genome shotgun sequence:
TTACATTTAGCATCGGTGAAATTGGTCATTAATACAATGTATAGAAATTGTTCCCATCTATTAACCCATAAGATTAGCTCATCTATGATTAATACATGCAAGGTGGAGAATGTGAAATAAACCTGCTGGAAATAACTAACGTGTATTGTTTTCTCCACAAGATCAGCTGACTTTCCAGAGAAAGTATGGATACATATTTTCTAATAATCATGTATAGCCTTGGCACATGCAAACATATGAAAATATAGGTCTACTTTTAGCATCTGCCTTCTCGATAAGGTATTAGCCAGTTTGGTTAGATCTTTTCCTTACTTTAATGAGGTCAAGAATGCAATTACCTGACTTGAGTTGCAAAGCATGGTTTCAGTATGTGCATAGAGTTCCTCTGACAATGAAGCATGATAGAGCCTTATATACTTTTTTTCCAACTACCTGAAGATAAGCAATCAATTCGAGTCACATAGATGTTTGATCATAGAAACTAGTAACTTGCCAAAATATGCATCAatgcacacacaaacacatacaTCCACGTGGAAGTACATGCATACAACATATGCCTttgtatatggaattatgaTTCATGACATATATGCATGGTAAAATGGTTCTgcacttaaaagttaaaacaaatATGTTTCATGGGCACTAAAAATCTTAGTCTTCACAACAAATGGAGGTGTGCACATCTAGTATAAGTGAGGGTATAGTATGACTGCACGTTGATAGAGCTGTAAGAGGACGTATGAAGTCTTTAGGTACCTTACTTTGTATAAAATATGAAGCTAGGTAGCAGCTTGACATATATAAAGAGACACTGATGCAAGAACAATAACAGAGAGATATTTagttaaaagaaacaaagagaaaactGCATCTTGATcctactttctttcttttgtttttttgttcccAACCAAATAATCCTGAGAAGATTGAAACCAAAACAatcctatttttcttttcagtagATTAAAAACATCTAAGGCAATTACTTCCGACTGCAATCATAAAACAGATTTGCGAGTTCTGTAAGACAGTAAAAGTAATTAACTGCACTATGCCACTACGGGAACAATATAACAACACTTTTTACATGACCTTTACTTCTCCTCTTACCTTTCGTGATTTTGGAATGAATCAACCTCTTACTTTGATATTCTAGGACCATGCTTTTCAAAAGTACAGAAAACATCACAGACATAAACTAATGATATGGTTGGTACCAAGATGATTATATGCACCAAAGTAAAGCTCCCTCATAAGTGACAAAGACCTCAATATGCTAGATACAATTGATTACAGCGCCTTTATATTCACCACCATAatcttaaaaataaataagaaagacCAATTTTTTCCCTATCAGAAGTTCCTATACTTGCAGGACAtaaagtaatatatatatatatatatatatatatatatatatatatatatatatataagcagcTGTAAGCGTTCTGtataaaaaaaaaccatgatcAAATAATTCCTTAACAGTGCTGATATCAATGGTATATGAACAGATCTACAACCGATTCatatttatatgttcaattgagCAATATTCCCTACAACCTACAAAACAAAATGTTTGATACACCAAGGCAAGAATATATACTTCAAGAAATCAAATATTGCAAAACTTAAAACTGAAAATAGTACCTGTATTGGAATGTACAAAAATGAGATAACATCAAGTTTCAGTATCTCCAAAACGGAAGTGCTAGCTTCTCTAAGCAGCTGAAACTTAATTCCAAAAATCATTGTCATGTAGAGGCCAAAAtaatgatgaaaataaataaaatcaccaaAACCAATATAGAATTCAGCAGTGGCACAGTACATGCATAGCGTAATTCAATTTACCACAAGTCCACAACTGATGCAATTCAATTTACCAGCTTGACCATGCTGGAGcctggagagggagagagccaGAGAGGACAGAGGAGAGCCAGAAAGGACAATGGCGATGGCGACTTCGtcattttgaaatttgaacccAGACTGAAGAGAGGCGATGGCGATGGCAAGCGGCGGAAGGAGAACCCTAATCTTCGAGACAGCGACTCACCGATTTGGGCATTTAGCTTTTTAAATGCCCAGAAATTACCCAAATCTCTTTCTCTTTCACTTTGTACAAAGCAAAAAACACACAGCCGATCTCGGAAATTGCAAGAGAGAGGGGGGTTGTTACCAGAGATAGTTGGATTTGATGTTGGCCTGAGCGCGGTCAGAATAGAGCTCGGAGTTGTTGAGGTCAACATCGATGAAGGGCTTCACTATTTCCCAGATCGAATAACCCATTAGGTTTTGGTCTGGGTTTgtcgagaagagagagagagagagagctttggTTGGGATTTGTAGAAGAAGAAATAGGGTTTGACGAGAAAAGGTTTGTCGAGGGGGAGAGAGGTCGGGTTTTGCCAAGCAGAGGGAGTGTTGGGGTTGCCAGTGAGTGCAGAGTGTGAGGCAAGTCGAGAGAATTGGGTCTGTCGAGAGTGAGGCGAGGCGAGAGTGAGGCGCTGTCGAGagagggttttgattttggccttttgggtatgtttgttctttttgttattttgttttacTCGAGTGTTAGGGTTTCAAACTCGACCCTATCAATTTGGACAAGGAATGACACAACAGATTTGTGTAAAAATGTGGTCTGAATACAACCATTTAAATTTGAGGGTTTTCTCATCGAATGTTTAATACCTATTAGGGGGGAATGTGGAGTTTGATATGAGATTTGGCACCACATACATGGCAGAAAATTTGCcactcaattttttttgggtcataCAACGGTTCTATCCTTAAACGTCTTCTAAACTCATTCGTAATTTCTTATCAGACGACGGATTTTATAAAAACGacatctaaaaaaataaaaatcaatcagaCGACGGAAAATTGTGATGCGTCGTCTGAGAGGCgtcgtctgattcaatttttgtagtagtgtgtaTTGCAGCTATTCTATTATAGTGGCATTCTCACTGTATTCTTTTGTGGGATTGTGATGTCAATATGGATGCCTTGGACATTGAAAAGTGGAAAATTTTAAGTGATAGGTAAGCCCTTTGACATTTACGGAGAACACTTTGCACCTTTTGTCTTTGCATTTGTATTATTATATGAATATCATTGACACAGGTTGAACTTAACTGATTTAGAATAATTGTATACTGGTTTCACAGATGGTGCTTCTTTTAGTTTTATCTTTGATTGAACTCATGTTTAGCATATGGTGCTCGATCTTGTATGTGAAGTCCTGGAACATAGGTTGCAGTAAATTCAATACTACTAAGTCTTGTTACGCTTGGAAGAGCAGCTTTTGTTTTTCCCTTATCCTTCTTGTCAAACTTATCCAAGAAAAATCAAAGCGAGAAAATTAGCCTCCAGCAGCAAGTAcgcattttattttttcaatcactttttctttttctttttcttttcttctgctaTAGAGAACTGACAAATTTTGCACTTTCTTTTTCCTATAGGTGGTAATATGGTGGCTGGTCTTATGAGAGATGTTGTGTCTATTGCGCTTGCTTATAATCAGGCAAGTTGTGGAAAATGTTCCTTTTTAGGTTGTTGTAGGTTTAAATCTACCCAAGTAGGGAAAAGGGAAAAAATTGGCATTCCATGAAAAGGCTACTAAATCAGAACAAATATAATCTTGCAAAATACTGTATGAGGTCTATGGTTTTGCTAGCTCATATTTCTTGCTTACCGATTTGAGTTTTCATATCTTAAGGTAGATTTATGTTTAATTTGGTGTGTTTTGGTAGACCTATATGATAGACAGGACAAACAGAGATTATGTGTGCTATTTTGGGCTCATGGTTCACAATATTTGGGTCTTTGGGATCTGGCACTTTATATTTCCACTAAAGTTCAGAAGTCCTGGAATTAGTTGGTCTTGAATGTAAATACATTAAGTTGATGGTTTATGTAGATCTTAATTATGAGCTCGATTTTAATATGTTGGCGCATAACATTAGGCAATTCAATGCTTACTTGATCTACAATCATTTTTTAGTATTTTCTGTTGTCAAATACCAAGCGTGCAATATGCTTGTTCAGATTTCTATTATTAGATTTTTCAAATTAGTTGGATTGGCTAACATATGTTATAGCTAGATTAGCTACTTTAAGAACATTTATTGCTGGATTTTCAGGTTACTTTGATTGGTTCCTTAAACAAAACTGGTTTGAGAGCAATTGATTATAGAATCACTTAATCACTCACAAACACTCACATCTGATTCAAAGCAGAAGTATGTCTACTACTCGTTatcttttctgtgttttatgCTTTAGTGTTAAATTTTGAGTCACTAGTTGTAATGGTTACTAGACTGCCAGGATGATTCCCAAAAgacaattcatttttttttttaaatttagttAAATGCAGTCACCAATGACATTAGTGTATTATATAATTATAATAGATTAGTCACCAAAGAGGTGTGCTAGGACCCACAATTGAACTCACTTTTCTGTTTATTGGTGAGTTTTTATGTTTGTCACGGCAGCAAAAGAAACCAACGTCCCATATATTAGTGTCTAAACCGTGGCTATTGAGGATAGACACCAATCATTGGTCTCCATTGACCCAAATCACACCATTGTCAATGGTGTTTTTAGCCCACTTTTGTGGTAGTGGTGGTTCAGCATACAGAGTGTTGAGAATAATATGGTTTCAGGTAACCAGTGGAATCAACCGGGGATCAAACTATGGCCATCACATGTAAGTTGTAATTTATAAGCCTCTGTAATGTTCGTAATGTCATCAATTTTGCTTATACTCAGTATGTAAAGTTTCTATTAATAGACACTTATAATGATATCCAGTAAACCTGAGTAAtggctctgttttttttttttggttacctTGCTAGCAATGAATAGCATGTATTTGGAGGCTAATGTTTGCTTTGTATGTTAATTTTTACCAGGTTGTACTCGGGTGTTGTTGCTGAAGATAGGGAGGCACTAATAAGTGGAGTGCCCTCTTTATCAATATCACTAAATTGGTGAGTTTTCAATCCCTGGCAATTTGATGCTCAGTTGCTCTTTTCATATAAATATTGATAAGTTAATCTTTGGTGTTATAACCTAATTTAGGAGGAAGGATGAAAGTCAAGAAAATGATTTCAAAGATGCAGTTGTTGTTTGTTTACCTCTAATAAATGCAGCTATCAGGGATATTGAGAAGGGGGAATTCCCCAAGAGTTGCTTTCTGAATATAGAGATTCCTTCATCTCCTTTATCAAACAAGATTTGTGTTTCTGAACAATTGTTGAATTGTCTGGCCTGGAAAAACGTTATTGATACATATTGCTGATTGTGTGTTTTTGAAATGTCGGCATCTTTGATTGTGTGTTTTCAACCATTTATTGATACATGGATCTGTTTCTTTCAGGCCATGGCTCCCCGGTCTAACAACACAGCCAAAGCTAAAGCAATAGCACTAAGGATGAAGGCACTGCAAATgaaaagagataaaaaaaaacagtgTCGAAACCAGCTGTTGAAGAGACTAATGCACCACCTAAATCTGCCTTCACCAAACATGATCAATAGTATGAGATATCATTGTTCTTTGGGTTCCATTTGTTGATCATGCCAACTGCTATGGGTTATTGAACTGATGTTTACTAAATTTAGCTCCATTATGGATGTATGTATAGATGCAGTAACAGATTAATCAAATATTGGTATTTTTGTGAATGGATTCCATATTTGATGAATGCATTGGGTAGTTTCCAGATTTACATAATTGTGGCGTAACGAGAATACAAATATGTCATCTGAATtagaaagcaacaacaaaatgaaatctaaatatgttgttggacatatctaaTAATAGCaataagaaaaaatatgttgttacttgtgcactcaaacaacagaaaattgtcatctgaaataaaaagcaacgacaaaatgaaatccaaatatgttgttggacatatctaagaacaacagaaacaagaaaaaatatgttgttacttgtgcactaaaacaacagataaatgttATTGTAGGCTACTAAAGACGATAGATAAATGTAATCTGAACTGAATGCTAATGACAGTTAACTGTTGTTGGAATTTGAATAAAACAACACTAATCTGTTATTATAagtccattcagacaacagataggaTTTCATATCTTCTACTTTCGTGCATTCAAACcacatttttctgtctttggaATAAGCATTAGATCACAGAAACTATAAGgaattgttatttgttttcaGATCACATCACATTTATCTGTCGTTTAAattcaccatcaaacaaactttctgtcgtctgatttttcagacgacagaggaaatctgtcgtctgatacccccaagagacggcaccgtactagacaacagaaatttttttgatCAGACGACATAtctcctctgtcgtctgatgacatttttggcatagtgtggtAAAGAATTCTTACACCCTGTAGTCTCAATTACCCTCACTTAGTGGAATTTGATTGTGTTAACTTCGTCTCAAATACCAGTTTTCTTAATTCATATTGTCTAACAGTTGTAATGAATTCCACAATAAGCCATTTTGCTCCTTCTTTTGCTTGGCTCCctgcattttttattttttttgttgttggttcTCTATTAAGGTACCTACAGGTTTATTCCACTTATTTTGAGGTTTGGTTGgctgttttgttttgttattttcttctgtGAAGAATGATTTCCCTTAATCACTTTGTTTACAGTTATACAATTATATATAGCTAAGACATGCTCTACTGTTACAATGCTATAAATACAAATATTCAAGACTAAGCTACAGTTACACAATCAGTTTGGATTGTGGACAGGAAATCAATGTAGGAGAGTGATTTTCtctaacatcccccctcaaactTGGCGGCAATGGACTGTAGCCCAAAAAGACACACTCAAGGCTACAACTAGATAGTTTGTTGGAGACATATGGACCAAGATGAGGATAGCACGCAGAACCGAAGACACGAAGAAGAGAATAGGAAGGTGGACTACCATAGAGGCGAGTATGGGGTGTATCCCAATCAAGGACGGGTGTGGGAAGGATATTAATTAGGTAAACAGATGTCAAGACAGCCTCAACCCAAAGAGTATGTGGCACACCGGAGGTAAGGAGAAGGGTGCGTGCCATGGTAGCAATATGGCAGTGTTTTCGTTTGGCAAGGTCATTCTATTGTGGTGTATGAGGACAAGAAAACCTCTGTTGGATGCCCAAAGATTTACAGTATTGGGAGAATACATGATTGACATACTCAGTGCCATTGTCACTTTGAAGGAATTGGATGGAGTGGTGAAATAGATTTTGGATCATTGCGACCAGAGTTTGAAAATGAGAGAGAACCTCATTTTTACGACGCATAGGATAGATCCAAGTGTATCGTGAAAACTCATCAGTAAATAGAACATAGTATTTAAAACCACTGACAGAAAGAGTAGGGGACATCCACACATCACTATGAACAACATGAAACAGAGAAGTAGCTGAAGCATTATTGGATTGAAATGGAAATTAATGAGATTTGCTAAGTGCACAATCTCTACAAAAAGAACTAGACGACAACTTAGTACCAATAGAAGAACTTAAACGAGCGAAAACATTAGATGAAGGGTGACCGAAACGATTGTGTCAAATGGACGAATGAATAGAAGTAAGAGCACTTGGAGTGGTGGAGACATTGGATAGGCGGAGTGGATAGAGGCCATCTTTACAAGGGCCCTGAAATAAGAGACGACCAGAGTGTAAGCAATAGATCTGATAAAAATCAGGAGCAAAGAGGAAATAAACATGATTATCTTTCGTAAACCGAGCAACAGACAAGAGATTTTTACGGATAGATGGAATACGAAAGACATCATATAATGAAAAATGAGAAGATCCGAAAGACATAGGAAGGGTACCGGTATGAGAAATGGGCATTGagtccccattccccatttagACATTGTGTGGGCCACCATAGGGCTGAGAATTATGGAGAGGCATGGCAGTCATATGATGGGTAGCTCCCGTGTCAGGATACCAATTTGGATCAACTGCAAAATGGGCTCTCGCAAAAGGTGCAATTGTAGTTGGGCCTGAAAATCGGTGAGAGCATTGATGAAGACCATGCTGATTGGTCTGACAATTAGGACACCAAGTTGGAGCCGGCCCAAGAAGCCCATGGGTGGGAGAAGAGCGGGCTGCCCAAGCAGGGGAGGAAAAAGGGCCAAAAGGCAATGAGTGAGGTTGCTGGGCGTTGAAAGGTTGCACGGCCTGTGGTGTTGACGCAAAAGGAGATGATGACTGGAAAGGGCAAACGTCACTGCGTCTTGTGCGACCACCATGGCCGGGACGGCGGCCGGGCTGGAAATTGCGGCTATTATCACGGCGTGGCGGTGCACTTTGATTAAAAAGGGCAGTGACTGAGCTGGAATCAGAGGGCCGACTTTGCTGCGCATCAAAGGAAAGGATGCGAGCACGAAGTTCAGTAAAATCAGGAAGTGGTGGTTTTTGTGTGAGAGCGGTGCGGAGCATGATGTAATCAGGGCCAAGGCCATGGAGGGTGCCAATAACCAAATCCTCATCGAGCACCGGTTTGTTGATGGAGACCAAGGCGTCAGCGATGGATTTGGCATGGCGGAGGTAATCATCGACAGATTGGGTGCCTTTGTGGAGATCCAAGAGCTGCATTTTGAGATTGGTTGCACTCGCCACAGACTTCTGGGAAAAGTGACGTTGAAGACAGTCCCAAATCTCCTTGGAAGTGTCATAGCCAATGGTAAGCTGTGCAATGTTTTCTGTGAGAGTGATGGTGAGGATACTGACGATTAACTGATCTTCTGTATCCCATTTTTCATAGGCAGGATTTGGTTCTTGGGTGGTGGATTGGCCAGTAGTGGAGGTGAGAAAAGAAGGAGGAGCTGGTTTGGACCCATCGATGTAGCCCCAGAGTTTATTCCCTTTAAGATAAGGCTTAATTTGGCGAAGCCAAACGAGATAGTTTGTCTCGTTGAGTTTGATGAAGCTGGCAGTATTGGAAGAAGGATTGGAGGAGGTGGTGGTAGCCATGAGAGAGGGAAGGAAGGATGGGAAGACGAGGAAGACAGAGAGGATCGAGGTGAGTATCCTAGACTACTGATACCATGTGAAGAATGATTTCCCTTAATCACTTTGTTTACAGTTATACAATTATATATAGCTAAGACATGCTCTACTGTTACAATGctatcactactagaataatgtcattagacatcgccactattaaatcggtcaggattgcacctgatgttaaaaaccgtgttaacatcagtttgtgaaaaaaccgatttctattgTTATTATGGACATCAGTCACCAACTTAAACGATGCGAAAAATTTCGTTCCGAAAATTTACAAAaacgcggagggactaagttGAAAAATTTGAGAAACGCGGGGACTAAAAATTTCATTCCCCCCACACACTTAGTTTTTTCCCACACCACTTGCATTGACTTTGAGTCATTCCCTAACCCTAACTCATTTTCACCCGACCTCCTCGTCTTCCTCCTCCGCCTATGAGTAGCACCTTACCCTTATCCAGGGTTCTAAAACGCTCCGTCGATCTCTCTTCTGGGTTCCGTCGCTCTCCGGCCAGCTCTCTAGCTCTCCAGCTCGCAGGTAAACTCTATTCTCAGTCTTTCTGGGTTTTACTCAATCGAATTTCTGGGTTCACACTTTcagggttttctgggtttgattttgggttggatttctgggttcaaggcttcaagctcGGTGATTCTTCAACCTCGAAGCTTGGTGATTCTTCATTCTTCACgctcgatttctgggttcaagtggtgattcttcaagctcgatttctgggttttggattcGGTGTTTCTGCAAGCTCGGTGAGTCTTGTTAAGTTGCTGGGCATTGAGTGATTTCACTGATTTGAGTCATAATTGAAGTGATTCTGGCATTCTGCAAGCTCGGTGAATGTTATAAACTTAATTGAATTGTAGTTGTGTATCTCATACtgaagatttggattttggaccGTGGTGTTTCTGATTCATGAttgttggagctgttttggacTTTGCTTACTGTATTGTTTTGAGATGATGATATTTGGCCTCTGTATCTATTTTGGATGGGAATTGAATTAGTTGATTAATTgaattgcatctgttttggCCTCTGTGAATGGGAATTGAATTAGTTGATTAATTTACTCATGGGTAATTCATGGTTGAGGGACTGATTTGTACTCTTTGTAACCGCTAATGCAGGGACTAGCTATGATAATGCCACTTCTGAAGTTGCTGTGAGTAATCTAATTAACTTATTTGATAATTCCTGCACTTGATTTCTTTGTTGATAAAATTTCCAGCTACGGACGTGTTTACACTGATATACTAATCCACTGTTTACACTGCAATTTGGGAAAGTTCTTCTCACACAGGGATGTCAACGTCAGTATCTGTAAATTTGCTACTACTTTCATCCATTctatttgtcacgccccgaattttgaataataaattcaaatccgaaacatgaataattacaattacaaaatccaaatctcgaaacttcgagttcattattacaattcactctcacaagcaatattgtaaagctcaaatgagcataacacacctcacaacgtacaattgctgtaaaactctaacaattgctctaaccgcacgatcaccgtcctggttctcctgtcctgtaggattacccgctacacaatttgaatagtgtaccgggagttgcaacaacacaaaacccggtaagctttttacagccagtatgagtaaacaagaagaactgttgatttaataaaatacatttcctttaactcaagtatagaaatgtagaaacatcacaattacaatgatcaccacaaaaccacttcactttctcactctcatatatatataaatatatatatatataaatattatacacttatga
Protein-coding regions in this window:
- the LOC133713969 gene encoding uncharacterized protein LOC133713969 — protein: MVFLAHFCGSGGSAYRVLRIIWFQVTSGINRGSNYGHHMLYSGVVAEDREALISGVPSLSISLNWRKDESQENDFKDAVVVCLPLINAAIRDIEKGEFPKSCFLNIEIPSSPLSNKICVSEQLLNCLAWKNVIDTYC